The sequence TGTCATCAAAGGCACGATTACCATTTCCAATCGTGAGATGGATGACCTCGTTATCGCTCGGCCTGATGGCACGCCGACTTACAATTTTTGCGTGGTAGTTGATGACTGGGATATGAAGATTACGCATGTCATCCGTGGTGACGACCATGTAAATAACACACCGCGCCAAATTAATATTTTGAAAGCACTCGGCGCGACTTTGCCTTTGTACGGTCACGTGCCGATGATTCTTGGCGCGGATGGCGAAAAGCTCTCTAAGCGCCATGGCGCCGTGAGCGTGATGGATTATCCGGCGCAAGGTTATCTGCCGGAGGCGATGCTGAATTATCTGGCGCGTCTGGGTTGGAGCCATGGTAACGAAGAAGTGTTCTCGATTGCGCAGTTTTGTGAGTGGTTCGACTTGGATCATCTATCGAAATCGCCAGCACAGTTCAATCCGGAAAAGCTGGCTTGGGTGAACAATCACTACATTAAGTTAGCAGACAATAACCGCTTGGCTGAATTGGTACGGCCATTGATGGAAAAAAATGGTGCCGATTTCTCAGATAGCGCTGACGGGTTATTCAAAGCACCGGATCTGGCAAAAGTCATCGGCCTGATGAAAGAGCGCGCCAACACCACGCATGAGATAGCCACGGCTGCGATGCTGTTTTATCGTCAGCCTGCGCCAGATGCAGCATTACTTGACCAGCATTTCAACGCTGTCGCAGCGACTATTAAGCCAGCACTGGCCGATTTCGCTGAGCGCTGCAAAACGGTTGAGTGGAATAAAGCGGCATTGGCCCCGATGATTAAGGAAGTGTTGGCAGCGCATGCGCTGAAAATGCCTCAAATTGCGATGCCAATGCGCTTGATGCTGACCGGTCAGTTACAGACACCGGCGATCGATTTGGTGCTGGAATTGTTTGGTCGCGAAACTGTATTAAACCGCCTACAGAAATATCTTTGATAAATCTTCAAAACGGGATTGTCAGGGAGGTCATTACTTTGCTATAATTTCGCTTCTTCGCAAGGGGGTATAGCTCAGCTGGGAGAGCGCTTGCATGGCATGCAAGAGGTCAGCGGTTCGATCCCGCTTACCTCCACCAGCGTAAGCAGGTGGAGTAAAAAAGAGTAAAGTAGTAAAGTAATACCACTAGCAGTACGGACAGATTATTGTCCCCATCGTCTAGAGGCCTAGGACATCACCCTTTCACGGTGAGTACAGGGGTTCGAATCCCCTTGGGGACACCAGATAAAAAAGTCGCATCTGCGTGATGCGACTTTTTTTATTAAGACCGAATAGGTCGAGCATTGCAGAATTAGTGTAAATTGTAAGCGAAGCAAGGCCACGCGAGCAAAGCTGTGTGTGTACAGCAAAGTAGTAAGGACAGATTTCTGTCCCCATCGTCTAGAGGCCTAGGACATCACCCTTTCACGGTGAGTACAGGGGTTCGAATCCCCTTGGGGACACCAAGATAAAAAGCCCGCATCGGTTGATGCGGGCTTTTTGCATTGTTGGAAATATCACCGTATATCGATCATTAATAAAAAATCACTAAATAAACACTCTCTACAGATAGATTTTAAGAGTGTGATCAAAGATATAATTATATTGTTGTATTAAATCCACAATAGTGGTGTGATGATAGATATTGTTTTTGAATGATCTGCATCAACTTTAAAAGTTCACATTTTCATTCCATATCAGAATCAGCACGTTGGCGTGCTAACACGCGATGCGCACGTTGCATATCGCTCGCTAAATTGCTCTTCGCCTCATTACGACAAGCAGCCAGTTCCCTATTGCGTAAACTACGGCACTCATTTAGTGACTGTTGATAAGCCGCGTTGGCTTCCTTTGTCATGTTATTGAAGCGCGCACGCGGGGACATGTCCTCGCTATGCCAGCGAGGCGGGTCTTTCATTTGTACATTTTCTTCGGCGGCGAAAGCGTGCATCGCGTAACTTCCAGTCGCTATCAGAGCGGTTAGGAAAGCAGCGTGAATTTTGCGGTGCATGGTTATTACTCCTTGCTGCGGTAATGTTGCTGCGCAGCGGTTTATGAGATGCAAGAAAAGTGGTTCAACTTAGCTTGAGTCCACCGATAAACATTTGTCTTAGGTGAGAGTTTTGTTGCGGCATAGTGCTATTGTCTAAAGAGTCATTACCCATTAGGGTCACAATGCACGTCAGGCTTATGTTAAGCGTGACCTTACAGCCGTCCGGTGAGCAATAACACAATGAGCACGATGACGATGACGCCTGTGATGCCACTTGGTCCATAGCCCCAACTGCGGCTATGCGACCAGGTTGGTAGCGCGCCCACCAGTAATAGAATCAAAATAATTAGAAGGATCGTTCCCATGCTTTACTCCTCTTTGGTTAGTTGTTGCAAAAAAAGATGTAACGCCAAGCATGTGATGCAGCTTCGACCTGTTTTTTAAACTTGCGGACAAGTCGATTTTGTCGGATGTGATTGTGTCTATCCTTTTAGCGCAATCGATTAATAACGTGAAATTTGGCCGTTATCGATCCTTACTCGATCACCTACGCGTAAATCCCCTGGATTGCTGAGATTTATGGTCTGGTAACCGTTGTCGTTCATACGAACGCGCACGTCGTAAGAGGAAGGAGTTTGATTATTACGTTGCTCCAGCTGGTTTCCGACTACCGCGCCGCCGACCGCACCGCCAACTGTGGCGACTGTATTACCAGTTCCATGACCGATTTGATGCCCCAAGACGCCGCCTAGTAGGCCACCGACTAGTGCGCCTGCAATTCCGCGGCTTTGGTTTTCTCCTTGAACGACATCGATGGCATCAACGACGCCGCGGCCGTTATAGGATTGTCGGCTCGATGGAATGTTTTGATTGGGCGGATTATATTGATTTGATTGATAAGATTGATTTGGAGGATTGCGGTATTGCTGTCCATCGTATGGGCTGGCGCAAGATGCAAGAAGAAGGGTCCCGCCGATCACCGTCGAAACTAAAAAAGTGCGGGATATATTGTTGTATTTCATAGCATCTCCTAAATCCATTGACTAGTCGTGATAGATGAGTACGGAATCTCAGTGTGGATTGGTCGTTACCAATCCTCTTCAACGTTAGTGAAAACTAAAAACACTTTTTCTAAATATGCTGCCCTGAAGGTCAATGCATAAAAATATAGATGAGTACTACGATGACTGCCGGTACGCCGAGCAGCCATGCTAAAAAATACTTACCCATGACGTAATCCTATCGAATCGGTTGGCGAAAAAAATAACATCACGAATTAAGTTTTAGAGTAAGTTTTAGGGATAAGGAGCTACTAGGTCGCCTCAACGAGCTAATTAAATATAAAGAAAAAGGATTTCTAACTCTATCGGACGGGGGCTCTTAATGCTGTAGGACTACGCGAAGTAACCTAGCCGAACGTCAGCCGTTGGCTACGCATTATGATTATCTCGAATACTTATAGCGTTACCGTTATTACCGTTCGTCCTACTTAAGGGTAGGAGGCTGTCCTATACGGCGAGAAGTAAGAGCGGTCTATTATGAGTATTCAAGATAGCTTAATTGGACTTAATCTCTCTTAAATTCTGCTACGTAACGTTGATCATTTTGAAGGTTGCCAGAAAGAAATTTCGAACGGATGATTGCAAGGTTAAAAGGAGTTCTAAATGATGAACAGCAAAAGTGCTTTATTGATGCTAGCCGTTTCTAGTTTGACCGCATTGTTGTTGATGGCGAAGCAAAGACTAGCCCGAGCTAATTCGGAGCAAAATTTACAGAAAAAAGCGATTACTACCTGGGAAGGCGAGGGTGGAAATCTTCCCGAGAGACATGGTCGGGCGGAGTAGATAATCGCGTGTTAGGGGTGACAAAGAATTCTTCTTCCGGGAAAATTTCGTCAGCTTATTCGTTAGCTTTTATTCAGTCTTACTCAAATCTGGTCCTTAAACGCGCAGGCGCGGTTTGTTGTGTGCATGTTTGTGCGTGTGCGTGTGCGTTGCGGCCTGATCTGGCATCTATTGTGATGCGCTCGCAGTCAGGCTTTACCACTCCCCTCTCACTCTGGTTTACGCCCTTGTCCTAAATGATGGGTAACAGGTAAACGGGTGTTAAACAGGTGGTTATTTAAACCGCTTTGACTAAATATTTCGTGCCACGCTTTGAGTCCAGTAACCAGGTTTAGCGAAGGTTTCTTTCAAGCGATCGATGAAAAATCGTGTTTTAGCAGGGAGATGTCTTTGCTGCGGATATACAGCCATGATGTCGTAGTGTGGCAGTGCAAACTCATCGAGAACGGTAATGAGTTCGCCGCTGGCTAACTGTGACTGAATTTCCCAGGTAGATCGCCACGCCAAGCCGAGGCTTTCGCTCACCCATCGATGTAGCAACTCGCCATCGTTACAATCCAAATTTCCTTCTGCCTTAATCACAATCGGCCTACCACCCTGTTGGAAATACCATCCACGTTGCTGGCCGCCTTGCAGGTTAAACGATAAGCAATTGTGATCTGCTATATCGTCTAAAGTAGCAGGCGTGCCGTTGCGACGCAGATAATCTGGAGTAGCGCACACTACGCGCCGATTGCTCGCTAGTTTGACCGCAACGAAATTGGGGTCAATTACGCCGCCGATACGAATGCTGATGTCGTAGCCTTCGCGTACCAGATCGACCACACGATCAGTGAGATTGAACGAAATTCTCACTTCCGGGTTAGCTGCAATAAAATCCGGTGCATGCGGCGCGACGTGCTTACGTCCAAACGCTGCTGGCGCCGACACCACTAAATGTCCGGTGGCTTTATGGCGCCCTTCGGAAATAATTTTTTCGGCAAAATCAAGATCTGTCAGTAGCTTACGGCAATGATCCAGAAACACTGTTCCTTGTTCAGTTAGTGTCAGATGACGCGTGGTGCGATGCATGAGCTTGGTACCGAGTCGCTTCTCTAGCGCATCAATACGCCGCCCTAACATGACGGGTGTGATGTTTTGCTCCAGCGCCGCACCGGCCAGACTCCCTTTTTCGACCACACTGACGAGCGCTTCGATTTGTTTCAGCTTGTCCATATCTTCCTCCGATTGTCTACTTTACCGCGGATTCCGTACTAAAAGTATGGAATAAGAAGACGAATTGTCTTCTTATCAAACATAAAGTTTGCTATTACGATGTGCTTTATCGACTTCAATCCTTTAGGATTTACGCAAAATCGCCAAAACTGCATTGTGCTTTCTTAGCCGCCCACGCGCCGCGATACGACGTATTGGTTTTGTCTGAGGGGTGGGCAAATTCAATGTGAGGCTAGTTTTGCGTAAGTCCTTATCCCAATCAAACACCGCGCTCATTGTGTTGCTCATTGTGTTGCTCATTGTGGTGAGAGTTGGATAAATTTTCGTTTGGTAACACCTTGATAGCGATGTTTAAGCGGTAACAAAACAATCAACAATCTGGAGGCAATATGGCAAAGATGAGAGCAATTGACGCAGCGGTATATGTATTGGAAAAAGAAGGCTGTTTGCAAGCGTTCGGTGTTCCAGGTGCAGCGATTAACCCGCTTTATTCAGCGATGAAAAAGCACGGCGGCATCAAACACGTACTGGCCCGTCACGTTGAAGGCGCATCACATATGGCCGAAGGCTATACCCGCGCCGCCGCTGGCAATATCGGCGTCTGTATCGGCACTTCGGGACCAGCCGGTACCGACATGATTACCGGCTTATATTCAGCCCAGGCCGATTCAATTCCTATTTTGTGCATTACCGGTCAGGCACCGCGTTCACGTTTGTACAAAGAAGATTTTCAAGCGGTCGATATTGAGTCAATCGCTAAACCAGTCACTAAATGGGCGGTCACCGTGCGTGAGCCAGCATTGGTGCCACGCGTGTTCCAGCAAGCTTTCCATTTGATGCGCTCAGGTCGCCCGGGTCCCGTACTTATTGATTTGCCGTTTGATGTGCAGGTGGCAGAGATCGAATTTGATCCTGATACGTATGAATCGTTGTCAGTCTACAAGCCGAAAGCTTCCCGCGCACAGATCGAAAAAGCCTTAACCATGTTGGGTGAAGCCGAGCGTCCGTTGCTGACAATTGGTGGCGGCGTTATCAATGCGGATGCTGCTGAACTGGCTGTCGAGTTTGCTGAATTGACCGGCGTTCCGGTGATTCCAACATTGATGGCATGGGGCGCAATTCCTGACGATCATCCGCAAATGGCCGGAATGGTCGGCTTGCAAACCAGCCATCGTTATGGCAATGCCACTATGTTGGCATCGGACTTTGTACTCGGTATTGGCAATCGTTGGGCCAATCGCCATACCGGTTCAGTCGAAGTATTTACCAAGGGCCGTAAATTTGTGCACGTGGATATTGAGCCGACGCAGATCGGTCGCGTCTTCGGTCCTGACTATGGCATTGTTTCGGATGCAAAAGCCGCATTGATCCTGTTTATTGAGGTCGCAAAAGAATTAAAAGCAGCGGGTAAATTACCTGATCGGTCAGCTTGGTTGCGCGAATGCCAGGAGCGCAAACGCACTATGCAGCGCCGGACGCATTTTGAAAACGTACCAGTCAAACCGCAACGCGTGTATGAAGAAATGAACCGCGCATTCGGTCGCGATACTTGCTACATCAGCACGATTGGTTTGTCGCAAATCGCAGCGGCCCAATTCCTGCACGTATACCATCCGCGGCATTGGATCAACTGCGGTCAGGCCGGTCCATTGGGCTGGACTATTTCGGCGGCACTCGGCGTCTGCGTCGCGGATCCGAAGCGTGAAGTAGTCGCGATTTCTGGCGACTATGATTTTCAATTCATGATTGAAGAGTTGGCCGTCGGCGCGCAGTTTAATTTGCCGTACATCCACGTGGTAGTTAACAACTCTTACCTTGGTTTGATACGTCAGGCGCAACGCGGCTTTGAAATGGATTACTGCGTACAACTTGCATTTGAGAATATCAATGCGCCAGAGTTGAACGGCTATGGCGTGGATCATGTTGCCGTAGTTGAAGGTCTTGGTTGCAAAGCCATACGGGTCAGCAATCCGAATCAGATTCAGGACGCATTTGCGCAAGCAAAGCGCTGGATGGCCGAGTTCCGCGTGCCGGTAGTGGTGGAAATTATTTTGGAGCGCGTCACTAACGTCGCCATGGGTACCGAAATTGACAACATCAACGAGTTTGAAGATTTGGCGACTAGTCGTGAAGATGCGCCTACCGCGGTTAGTTTGTTGGACTAAGTCACTTTAATCTGCGCTGAAATCATTTCCGCATCATTGAATAGAAGGGGAAAAAATATGACCAAACTAGCTGCCAATCTCACAATGCTGTTTACGGAGTTACCATTTCTTGAACGTTTTGGCGCAGCAGCCACAGCCGGTTTCAAAGGTGTTGAGTTTCTGTTTCCGTATGCATTTCGAGCAGAGGAAATAAGCGATAAATTGCAGACCAATGGCTTGGAATTAGTTCTTCACAATTTGCCAGCGGGTAACTGGGAAGCTGGCGAACGCGGGATTGCCTGTCATCCGGATCGCATCAGTGAATTCAAGGAAGGCATAGATGAGGCGCTGCGTTATGCCAAGATACTCGGTGTGAAGCAATTGAACTGTCTGGTCGGCATCGCACCATCCGGCGTCAGTGCGGAAGAACTAAAAGCCACCGTTGTCAGCAATTTGACATTCGCTGCAGATAAATTTCAGGCAGCAGGAATTCGTTTGTTGATTGAACCGATCAACACATTCGATATTCCCGGCTTCTACCTCAGCGGAACCCAGCAAGCGCTCGATCTTATTGCGGCGACTGGGTCGGGCAATATTTTTGTGCAATACGACATTTATCACATGCAACGAATGGAAGGCGAATTGGCAAACACCATCAAAGCCAATCTTCCCCGCATCGCACATATACAACTGGCCGACAATCCAGGCCGTTTTGAACCCGGTACTGGCGAAATCAACTATCGCTTCCTATTTTCGTTTTTGGATGAAATCGGTTACGACGGCTGGATCGGTTGTGAGTACAAGCCTAAGGCGGGAACAGTGGATGGATTGGGTTGGCGCACAGCGCACGGCCTATAAGTAAGGCATTTATGTATGTAGCTGATTCATTAGATCGCAAAGTAATGACAGACAATTTTTACCACATCTAGGAGATTTATCATGGCAAAAGTAGGCTTTATTGGATTAGGTATCATGGGCGCGCCGATGGCGGAAAATCTGCAACGCGGTGGCCACAAGTTATATCTCCATGATCAAAAAAATCCACCAGCAGCATTGATAGACGGCGGCGCAACAGTCTGTACGTCCGGTGCAGAAGTTGCCAAACGCGCTGATATCATTATCGTCATGGTACCGGATACCCCACACGTGGAAGCCGTATTGTTCGACGATAAAGGCGTAGCCGAGGGTTTGACCGCAGGTAAAGTTGTCGTCGACATGAGTTCAATTTCACCGATTGCCACCAAAGGCTTCGCAAAAAAAATCAACGCACTCGGTTGTGAATATTTGGATGCGCCAGTTTCTGGCGGTGAAGTCGGTGCCAAAGCCGCCTCATTGACGATTATGGTCGGCGGTTCTGAAACTACCTTCAACGACGTTAAACCGTTGTTCGAATTGTTGGGTAAGAACATAACGTTGGTTGGCGGCAATGGTGACGGTCAGACCACCAAAGTGGCTAATCAAATCATTGTTGCCCTGAATATTCAAGCTGTTGCAGAGGCATTATTATTCGCTTCAAAAGCAGGAGCCGATCCAGCACGGGTTCGACAAGCACTGATGGGTGGTTTTGCGGCATCGCGCATTTTGGAAGTCCACGGTGAGCGAATGGTTAAACGTACTTTTAATCCAGGTTTCCGTATTGAGTTGCATCAAAAAGATCTAAATCTAGCGTTGCAAGGCGCCAAGGCACTTGGTATTTCATTACCAAATACTGCTATGGCGCAAGAGCTCATGAATACCTGCGCTGCAAATGGTATGAGCGGATTGGATCATTCTGCGCTATGCAGGGCAATCGAAATTATGTCGAATCATCAAATTGCTTCTGCATAAGTGGTAAATTGGGTGCAAAATTATATTCGTAGCCGCCGGTTTTATGAATAACGTCGACACAATTGAGGACCCGCCTGCGGCGGGCCTTAGCTCTTCAGTCACGTTCTTTTTGGTTAGTCTTTTTTGCGGGGCAACGAACCGTATCAAGAAAGAGTAGCTATTTGGCGGGCTACTCCACTCGTATCTACGGAGCATAAACTCTGTTTAATACAGACGATCGAATACAATTGCCAGACGATGAAAACGTTTAATTAAATTTTGCTATTCACCACTCAAGGCCACTCAGCATGACTATCCAAACCGCCGCAATTAATCCTCGCCAACTATTATTAGACATGTACCAAAGCGCCGTCGATGCCGTCAGCGCTGCCAAATGTCTACCAGCCTATTTAGCCAAAATTCCCGCCCCAACCGGTAACGGTCGAACGTTGGTCATTGGCGCAGGTAAAGGCGCGGCAGCCATGGCAAAAGCAGTAGAAGATCATTGGCAAGGTGAACTAGGGGGATTGGTGGTGACACGCTACGGTCACGGCGCTGATTGCAAGCGGATTGAAGTGGTTGAAGCATCCCATCCAGTACCAGATGAGGCGGGGCGTCAAGCTGCAGCACGGATACTGGAATTGGTGCAAGGGCTGACTGAAGATGATTTGGTGCTCTGCCTCATCTCCGGCGGCGGATCGTCATTATTGGCCCTGCCAGCGAAAGGTATCTCGCTGGAGCAAAAACAAGCAATTAACAAAGCATTATTAAAAAGCGGCGCAAATATTTTTGAAATGAATTGCGTACGCAAACATCTATCAGCCATCAAAGGCGGTCGATTAGCGTTGGCGTGTGCGCCAGCGCGGGTTGTGACGCTGATGATTTCCGATATTCCTGGCGACGATCCGGGCGTTATTGCCAGCGGTCCGACACTAGCCGATCCAACGACCTGCGCCGAAGCATTGGCAGTCTTGAAAAAGTATCAGATCGAGATTCCTGCCGCAATTTTGCAACATCTTGAATCCGGTGACGGGGAGAGCCCAAAACCTGGTGATCCAAGACTGGCACGGAATCAACATTACGTTATCGCCACCGCACAGGATGCGTTGGAGGCCGCCGCTGCGACAGCATTGGCAGCTGGTTTGATGCCCTACATTTTATCGGATGAAATGGAAGGCGAAGCACGAGATATCGGCCTCGCACATGCCGCACTAGCTCGCCAAATTGCGCGCCGTGGTCAGCCATTTTCTAAACCTTGCGTTGTTATATCGGGCGGTGAAACAACGGTCACTGTAAGAGGGCATGGGCGAGGTGGGCGCAATGCGGAATTTTTGTTGAGCCTGGCGACTGCGCTGGACGGCTATCCTGATATTCATGCCATCGCTTGCGATACGGATGGCATTGATGGGTCAGAGGACAACGCGGGTGCGATCTATCAACCGCAGTCGATGCGGAAGGCGCTAGAGTTGGGTTTGCGACCTAAGGCAATGCTAGATAATAACGATGGTTATAGTTTTTTTGATGCGCTGGGGGATTTGGTTGTGAGTGGGCCGACGAGAACGAATGTTAATGATTTTCGGGCTATGGTAATTTTGTAGGCTCAGGCAATCTTTACCAAATACCGTCACTGCTCCGTGGTGACGCATTAGCTTCGACATAGGCCGAGCCGACGCAAGAATAAAATAACGCCAACTTAATCCTGTACCAATTTAAAAATACTACCCCGAAAACGCTTGGACCGCTAATAAGTCTAACCGAATTCCCCTCTCACAACCCCCAAAGAAAGCCCACCATGCGCCGCCAACGAAAAGCAAAAATCGTCGCCACACTAGGCCCCACTAGTTCCAGCCAGGAAATGATCCAGGCACTATTCGAAGCCGGTGCAGATGTCTTCCGATTTAACTTTAGTCATGGTAGTCACGCCGATCACCAGGAGCGTTATCGTATAGTGCGCGAGGTAGAAAAAACTGTTGGTCGTCCAATCGCGATTCTCGCCGATCTGCAAGGACCTAAACTTCGTATCGGTCAATTCGCCGATGGCAAAATTACCCTAACCGCTGGTAAGGAATTTACGCTTGATCGTGACACCACTCTCGGAAATAATGACCGGGTTTGTCTCCCACATCCAGAACTATTTGAAGTCATCG is a genomic window of Glaciimonas sp. CA11.2 containing:
- the gltX gene encoding glutamate--tRNA ligase; the encoded protein is MTATTSAVTPPLSPVRTRFAPSPTGYLHLGGARTALFSWAYARHFGGTFVLRVEDTDLERSTPEAVEAIIEGMQWLGLEHDEGPFFQMQRMDRYREVIAQMLADGSVYYCYSSPEEVEAMREKMRAAGEKPRYDGTWRPEPGKTLPAIPADRTPVVRFKNPLDGDVSWDDVIKGTITISNREMDDLVIARPDGTPTYNFCVVVDDWDMKITHVIRGDDHVNNTPRQINILKALGATLPLYGHVPMILGADGEKLSKRHGAVSVMDYPAQGYLPEAMLNYLARLGWSHGNEEVFSIAQFCEWFDLDHLSKSPAQFNPEKLAWVNNHYIKLADNNRLAELVRPLMEKNGADFSDSADGLFKAPDLAKVIGLMKERANTTHEIATAAMLFYRQPAPDAALLDQHFNAVAATIKPALADFAERCKTVEWNKAALAPMIKEVLAAHALKMPQIAMPMRLMLTGQLQTPAIDLVLELFGRETVLNRLQKYL
- a CDS encoding DUF3309 family protein; this translates as MGTILLIILILLLVGALPTWSHSRSWGYGPSGITGVIVIVLIVLLLTGRL
- a CDS encoding glycine zipper 2TM domain-containing protein; amino-acid sequence: MKYNNISRTFLVSTVIGGTLLLASCASPYDGQQYRNPPNQSYQSNQYNPPNQNIPSSRQSYNGRGVVDAIDVVQGENQSRGIAGALVGGLLGGVLGHQIGHGTGNTVATVGGAVGGAVVGNQLEQRNNQTPSSYDVRVRMNDNGYQTINLSNPGDLRVGDRVRIDNGQISRY
- a CDS encoding LysR family transcriptional regulator, with amino-acid sequence MDKLKQIEALVSVVEKGSLAGAALEQNITPVMLGRRIDALEKRLGTKLMHRTTRHLTLTEQGTVFLDHCRKLLTDLDFAEKIISEGRHKATGHLVVSAPAAFGRKHVAPHAPDFIAANPEVRISFNLTDRVVDLVREGYDISIRIGGVIDPNFVAVKLASNRRVVCATPDYLRRNGTPATLDDIADHNCLSFNLQGGQQRGWYFQQGGRPIVIKAEGNLDCNDGELLHRWVSESLGLAWRSTWEIQSQLASGELITVLDEFALPHYDIMAVYPQQRHLPAKTRFFIDRLKETFAKPGYWTQSVARNI
- the gcl gene encoding glyoxylate carboligase, producing MAKMRAIDAAVYVLEKEGCLQAFGVPGAAINPLYSAMKKHGGIKHVLARHVEGASHMAEGYTRAAAGNIGVCIGTSGPAGTDMITGLYSAQADSIPILCITGQAPRSRLYKEDFQAVDIESIAKPVTKWAVTVREPALVPRVFQQAFHLMRSGRPGPVLIDLPFDVQVAEIEFDPDTYESLSVYKPKASRAQIEKALTMLGEAERPLLTIGGGVINADAAELAVEFAELTGVPVIPTLMAWGAIPDDHPQMAGMVGLQTSHRYGNATMLASDFVLGIGNRWANRHTGSVEVFTKGRKFVHVDIEPTQIGRVFGPDYGIVSDAKAALILFIEVAKELKAAGKLPDRSAWLRECQERKRTMQRRTHFENVPVKPQRVYEEMNRAFGRDTCYISTIGLSQIAAAQFLHVYHPRHWINCGQAGPLGWTISAALGVCVADPKREVVAISGDYDFQFMIEELAVGAQFNLPYIHVVVNNSYLGLIRQAQRGFEMDYCVQLAFENINAPELNGYGVDHVAVVEGLGCKAIRVSNPNQIQDAFAQAKRWMAEFRVPVVVEIILERVTNVAMGTEIDNINEFEDLATSREDAPTAVSLLD
- the hyi gene encoding hydroxypyruvate isomerase yields the protein MTKLAANLTMLFTELPFLERFGAAATAGFKGVEFLFPYAFRAEEISDKLQTNGLELVLHNLPAGNWEAGERGIACHPDRISEFKEGIDEALRYAKILGVKQLNCLVGIAPSGVSAEELKATVVSNLTFAADKFQAAGIRLLIEPINTFDIPGFYLSGTQQALDLIAATGSGNIFVQYDIYHMQRMEGELANTIKANLPRIAHIQLADNPGRFEPGTGEINYRFLFSFLDEIGYDGWIGCEYKPKAGTVDGLGWRTAHGL
- the glxR gene encoding 2-hydroxy-3-oxopropionate reductase, translating into MAKVGFIGLGIMGAPMAENLQRGGHKLYLHDQKNPPAALIDGGATVCTSGAEVAKRADIIIVMVPDTPHVEAVLFDDKGVAEGLTAGKVVVDMSSISPIATKGFAKKINALGCEYLDAPVSGGEVGAKAASLTIMVGGSETTFNDVKPLFELLGKNITLVGGNGDGQTTKVANQIIVALNIQAVAEALLFASKAGADPARVRQALMGGFAASRILEVHGERMVKRTFNPGFRIELHQKDLNLALQGAKALGISLPNTAMAQELMNTCAANGMSGLDHSALCRAIEIMSNHQIASA
- a CDS encoding glycerate kinase: MTIQTAAINPRQLLLDMYQSAVDAVSAAKCLPAYLAKIPAPTGNGRTLVIGAGKGAAAMAKAVEDHWQGELGGLVVTRYGHGADCKRIEVVEASHPVPDEAGRQAAARILELVQGLTEDDLVLCLISGGGSSLLALPAKGISLEQKQAINKALLKSGANIFEMNCVRKHLSAIKGGRLALACAPARVVTLMISDIPGDDPGVIASGPTLADPTTCAEALAVLKKYQIEIPAAILQHLESGDGESPKPGDPRLARNQHYVIATAQDALEAAAATALAAGLMPYILSDEMEGEARDIGLAHAALARQIARRGQPFSKPCVVISGGETTVTVRGHGRGGRNAEFLLSLATALDGYPDIHAIACDTDGIDGSEDNAGAIYQPQSMRKALELGLRPKAMLDNNDGYSFFDALGDLVVSGPTRTNVNDFRAMVIL